The genomic stretch CGCCTCCAGGTTAACGTTTGTTTCGAAAATGTCGCCGTCTATTATCGTCAATAAATTGCTGTCTAGACCAAGTAACACCAACAATGAATTATTGGTGAATAAATGTCTGGGCACTGATTCCAGTCGATTCGAGGACAGTAAGACTATCTtcagatttaaatttgttttgaataattCCGGACTGATTGACGTCAGGGAATTGTTGCTGACATTCACTTTCACCAGTTCGATgttcatttcgaaaatttgctCGTGCAAGGCCGTTAAGGAATTGttgaacaaattcaatttaatcagCAACAAATTATTCCGGAAAATGTTTTGGGggagaattttcaattgatttgacGACAGGTCAATGGAAGtgagtttttcatttttttcaaaaattggctCGTCTATCGCATGTAAGGAATTGTGTTGAAAATACGCCGATTGCAGAAGCAGATTATTGCGGAATAAATTTATCGGAAAAAATTCGAACCGATTTGACGACAGGTCAATGGAAATAAGTTGGATATTTGTTCTGAAAATCTGCTCATCCATCGTTTCCAAGGAATTGTTGTGCAGATTCAGACGTCTCAATTCGAAActattttcgaataaattccTGGGCATCGATTCCAATCGATTTGACGATAGATCGATTGTGGTGagcttttcatttctttcgaAAATCCGCTCGTCGATTGTCAGCAATGAATTGTCGGCTAGAAAGATGGATTCAAGcaacaaattatttcgaaataaatcTTGCGGCACAAATTTCAACCGATTCGAAGATAGTGACACTACCTTCAGTCTGACATTTGTTTCGAACATTCGCTCGTCCACAGTCGCTATGGAATTTCCATGTAATTTAACGAACTCTagcaacaaattgtttttgaacaaatttcggGGAAGAGTTGCCGCCAGTTGATTGGTTGATAAATTGACGAAAGCCAGATTCGTGttgaatgtgaaaatgttGCCATCAATCGTCCGAATCGAATTGGAattcaaatgtatgctttCCAGCAGAACGTTCTGTCTGAAAAGATTTGTGGGCAAGGTTTCCAAACGATTTTCACTGAGATACACATGTCGCAGCTTTTCATTTGTAACGAACGTTTGCTCATCGATCGCTTTGAGCTTGTTGTGGAACAAATTGACGATTCGCAATTTTCTCAGATCCCAAAAACAGTCCGCGTCCAGTTTTTCAATGTCATTCCCCACAATATTGAACACTTCCAGATTTTCCAAATCTTTCAAACTTGATCGCCAGATGTGATTCAGGCCGATAGTCGTTAAATTGGAGTTTCCGATTTGCAGAAGTCgtagtttcttgaaaaaattaCCCAGTCCATCTGGTAGGGTGAACATCGATCCGCTGTGGAAAATGATCGAATCGACATCATTGTTGTCCTTTCGGTGGTCGTCCACCATGACATGATGGGACCCAGACACCGAAGCAATTTTATTACGTTCCGTTCGTATTTCCAAATCGTCCAACACGCACGTGTATCCGTAATGATTACCGTTAATCGAGGCATAGCCGTAACTACAGGCCAAAGACACTTTTGTAGTCCATTCACCGACCTCGCCACCGGTCTGTGTAACCGTTTCCACGATCCATTGCTTGAACGATTTGACGTTCGTGTAGATAGCAAACGAATTCGCCACCGCTTGGCCGGCATCGTTTGTATTTATCGCTGAAATTATTCCGTACTGCAGCCAGGTCGAATCGGAAACAAAAAATCCACCACCCGAATCTCCTTTGTTGGGAGTTCCGTCCACACCTTTTGCACAAAACGAACGCAACGAAGCGTACTGTATGAGGCTCGGTTCCGTTCTGTAGCATAGCGAATTATTGATGGCTCTGGCCACCAATTTCTTTGGAATTTCCTCGTTCACTTCACTTTCACCGATGCCCCATCCAACAACCGTACCGGTGACATTGATAATGGCACCATCTATGACGTCCACATCGGCCGGCACACAAATCGGTTGAATGAAATGCGAATAAGTGACATTGTCGCTGAGAACGAGAATCGCAATGTCCGCATCATATTTATCGTCGTACGGTTTCCAATCCAGGTGCACATGAATTGCAGTAACTTTTCTCTGTACAGCTCCTTCTTCGTTTTCTGTTGTCAGATTGTACGCTCCCAGACGCACTTCAATGTTCTCAGGTGTCAATCTCACTGGGGAGTGTCGTCTGTGTATGCAATGGGCAGCTAGAAGAAACCACGTTTATCAGCAACAATCTTTAGTGAAAGAGCTGGGGAATTCATTTGCATTCCCAATTTGGTTTGCTCAAATATTgaattaaagtaaattttacaTCGATGCGGATCGTTTCCCGCAGCTCccatgaatttaatttaattgatgtTTTACCTGTAAGAACATGTCTCACAGAGATCAATGTCCCACCGCAAATGTATTTTGTGGGCCTTGTTTCATACACGGCTACAATGAATGGCCATTCAGTTCGAAGTGTTCTATTTCCACCTAGTATAAGCTCTCGAGCTACGTTCACGCTTCCACATTCCATTCCGTTCACTCGATTGCAATGGAATAAATACACCGCGGCAAAGAAAATGATTGTGTTGTAGAAATTTACAATTGCCATAATTGTTTCCGGAAACGGAATAGCATTAAACGGAAGCGAAATTATTTGAAAcgtaaaaaacagaaattttattgtagTTGCGTCGTCAGTCAATAGTTTTCTTTATCGATCAGAATGTAATTTACATAACAAACAAATGTTTCTTAGTTCAAATACATTTGCTAACTAAACGTGTGGTATTCGATTAAAACGCAAAATTCGGATTAAACTTGCAACAGAAAAACAGATATTTCGGAAAGTTGCGGGAAACgttaatcaattttatttaacagGGTCTATACATACTAAAGAGATACCAAGcggaaatttcttgaaataatgaaaatgtgtatggaaaaaattgcaattttgtgtaaaaattcTTACACTTTTTGACTCctatgaaatgttttttttttatttttatgaatcaGTCGGTTGAAGATTAAGTGagcaaacaaatttatcgaaaaatttatgGGTTTCGAAGTGTCCATTAAGACTAAAGgtaaaaaactcacttttttgTTGGAATACTTGACTCAAGCAAATTAAAATGTGTTCTTGAAGCAATTTTGTAAAGAAATAAGTATGTGATGATAACATAAATATTGATTTGcattcaaaaattgtaaagaaaaacgttacacaaaattgtaattttttctatACAAATTTTCGTTAGTTCAAGAAATTTCCGCTAgtcaactttttcaaaaagaaacaaaattttaatttaaaacatttaatttgtttcacatttccaatatttACACTTTTGTTTCCCGCAACTCTCCGAAATTTCGTAGATAACtcaaaacgaaacgaaagaCAGCCGAAAGCATAAAGTAgctttatctcctgtaatgtcataatattcacaatttgagtgtcacttttagaatcaaaatgggctatatttaaacacgtcattcacagaacgtacgtttattaactgaaaatttcgataaatggtCATTTGTGcacggctaacttcgataatttcacatttattcacggaaaacttcgataatttctcatttattcactgaaaattgacaaattcttgacagtgtactagatgtgtgttttatttgcggggaatatgaatgagtgacgGCATCATGGcgtgtttatgtttcagtttgatttttaaacttattttttatggtgattatgacattacaggagataaaaccttgttcctaacacggtagtaaatgggggttttgcgcacacgatgtgttgccgaactcgcttcgctcgtatcggcagtctcacatctagtgcgcaaaacaatcccatttactaccttattatgaaaatagctattctcaatccaaattttaaatgatttttagaTGAAGGTAATTGTTGTTTGCACATTGCAGGCAAGTGTTCAagtttttcactgatttttcTCGAAACTCatttaacgaattttcttcagcCGGTACACAAACACACTGGTCATGTGCTTATCATTTGAAGGATTTGATTGGAATTTTTCCGTGAACATACGAAATGATTCCAAATCAAGTTCAATTGATAAGATCACATTgcgagcgaaaaaaaaatgacagaaaGTCCATACACGGCACACTCTATACTTGGGTAGAGAAAAGCGGATCCGAGCAACTTGCTACAAAAACTACTTTAATAATATGACTACAAAGCATACGAAATGCGGCGCGAAAAATAACGAACATTTGCATTGAATGTGGAAATTTTGATCTCGCTGCATTAATGGATTCAAGTGTTTCacatttctaaatttaaaaCCGAAAAGTCTTCAATGGATGTGTAGTTACACGGGTATCAGACCATCTGGTTATCGAAATGTGTTTTGCTATAAAAGAGAAACACTGCGCCTGACCGATTAAATCCGTAAATGTTAACATAAAGTGTTGAAGCAAATCCAACACCGCCTGGCTCTCcggttgaaaatttaaatttcacaaaagtaGATGGGCAACAACGCATTCAATTATTGTCACTATCGGAATTATAACTACCTACATTCGAAGAGGATTGGATGACCGATTATGATCGTTAtattaatagtacattacggctataaggctgtatataagagacgtgtacgtatacgagcGTTTGCGCGAGTATTAGTACAAggctcttatatacagccttatatcagtgaggtattttatcgcagtaggcaaacaactctttttctagtgatataattttgcttgcaaaacctttagctctctagggtaaatttgtttactcttATTTGCGTCGTGTATATAGCGCACAATACACATACACcgtatgcgatgaaatatcgcgcaagcgctcgtatacgtacacgtctcttatatacagccttatgtAATGTACAGTGTCAGTTAAAAGTTTGGAAACATAGTAGAactaataaataaaagaacaaTAGACACGAAGACAaaagaacaataaaaatttcagcGTACATGCTTTTATTGTTCTATTGTTGTCATGTatataattcttttgtttacattgTCCTTACATGTTTCCAAACTTTTTAGGCACACTGTACTAATATCGTGTGTGTCACTGTATACACTGGTAACACTGGTAACGCAGTGTGCAAATTTATTAAGAAATAACTCCTGCATTCCACATCATTGTAacgtaatatatattacaaaCTTGTCAAGAAGAAGTCTGGAGGCTTGCCgaaactgatagtgacaagtgtgtactctattttatctgtctagaacgataatctcgagcttatccctctaggaagtttttgtttatctcgatttATCTGttacagataaaatatgatatgcacctattgccagactgttattttgacgtgtaggcattatgacccacgccttcggctagagcaataatgtcctacacgtcaaaataccaatcttggcaacaggtgcataatatatattatcacattagcgaaaacgagacaacaacatagaactgaagtgtaatttttgaattaaacatctagttaagtaattttgacatccgaacaccgcgcgtatgtgataaaaaaatctacaaaataaaatgttaatcgTTGTTCAGACTTTAAAGAATCAACATCTTCTTAATAACAGAATCAACATCGTTTTCTTTATAGAACAGTATGAtcgatacaaattttgacattaaacCATAACTATAGAGTATACTTTTGTTGATGCCATCTCCCGCCATCTCCCTACTGATGCGTGACATTGCAAAAGCTAAATGGTTCTTTCGGTAATTTCAACATATGCGCTAGCATCGTCACTGGGCACAATTGCAAAAATGTACGGTCAAGCTTTACAGTATTTCACATCCAGTTTGAGGAGAAACTTTATGGTCTAATAGAAGAAATTTAAACTTCTTTTTAATTACACCTTACATTGTACAAAATCAAATGCCAATTTATAGGAAGCCTTCACTGATGGAGGTGCCACctttttcagtacttcattctaGTGAAATAACTTTACTCGTCTAAATACACAAGAAATGTCATACAGTGATTCCAGCAATAAACTGCCAGTAATCTAATACATTTTATGCTGGCCATACAAAAATTCCAGTATCAgtgaaatgtaatagaatcgtagaattgtacaaaaaatcAAGTTTGAGCTTTAGTTTCATAAATGATTTTGATAAACTCTTGGTGTTATCGACTCCACTAATTAACAAATTTCTAATCGAACAAATATATGTCTTCACCAGAACAATAATTTGTTTCGATTAATCTAACGATCTAACCGCTGTACGGCTGTACTAGCCGGACATTTTGTTCACCTTAAAAACAATCTTTCAATAAGGAAGatgttattgaaatttttgaaatgaaacacTCGGAAAAATAGTTTCATAGCAACGTAATCGcataaaatattctcaaaattcataaaGAAATATGTAAAATTGGTCTGATCGTTATTATaccgaattattattattattttttatagcCCAAAATTTATGATCTTAATCTGACACGTTAAATGAGTTGCCGATTTAACCAAAATCCattaaaactaatttaaaagATTATTTCTAATTCaagaataaaacattttttcgaatATCTCAACTTTTATTGATACATTTATTGATCTACTAGTGttatgaaaatgtataaattcgaaccgattttattatttggtTTGATAAAAACGAATATTATTAACAATGGAATTATTTACTATTTCAAACCAGAACTTTTATAGCGttcatatttttgaatttatgacatttctttctttgttatcttaatattaaaattttaagtttttaatttgcgttgaatcaaagcacctagcatgTACTAGTAAAACACGACAGCGTCAGTACTTTCTTCTTTGCACTTAATTTTCTGGTGATGTAAcctaggttctgaaagaacaggttttAAAACAACTCTGatttgatcacgaaggcggtgacacacaaattgcgtcagcggctacgaagtctaaacaaaaacaaaattctgaatttccccaaaaaacattttcttttagttgatttcacacacaatctgtactgaaggagtttatcgatttcggtgtCATCCACCTTCGTGACTGTCTTAACCTgctctttcagaaccttggataTAACTTCATTCTGGTAAAAcatccatgaaatgtcatagcTGTGGAGTTGGTTCACTCTGGTAACCAACTTCACGTTTCCTCTGTAatgacaaaagtaaaatttcgtcaaatgaaaataagcTGCAGGGAATCCAgtatacgaaaaaaatgtcGCGCCTCTACAAGCCTGTCTACAGCGTAGTTTCATGTCAAGCAACTTCACCTTTGTCATAATATAGTAAATGCCATAAGGTCAGCGAATCACAAATAATACGGAGCCCAAGCTTAGagtgaatataaaattttatatatcAGTGACGTTTGGCGTAATACTGTTATTGAAACTGCATTTTGCTACTTTTGGTCTGGACATGTgttgcaacctaacaaagcAAATTTGACCcttaggcttgatttccacttacaaaaaaaccaCTCAGTTTTGCCTCAGTTAGACATTCACATTAGTTTCCTACGGCATCGGCAGcgtgaaaaaacgaaaatcaaaactcACTACCAACCGATTTCGATCAACTTGCCAAACGGATAATACACGAACCTTTTTAATTTGTAAGTTATGCATGTTTCTGAGTACAACTCAGTGCGCACAAGCCCATTGGAGGTCAAAACTGCCCCTTATATATATTACTTAGTATTGTGAGTCATActaaaatttactttatttgaCATTAGTAATATTCTACTACTATGCTAGGTGCATTGGTGGAACACATATTCTGTATTCAAAGATGTAAACTCATTGTGTTCGTAACAGATCGTCGGACACATGAGAATCTGACCAAACTAGTCGAAAATTTATTGCCGCTACCTTGAGATATATATTTTTCTCTAAAACAGATATACATTCGGAgcgcgaagaaaaaaaaaatcacaacacaacatgccacgaaaatattattacaaatttatgaattttgaattaatgagGTACACATTAACATGGCggatataaattttaattagatttcttgtcaacaaatttaattggattagaagatgaatttttatacatttaaCAGACAAGTTTGGAATAACACACTAATTTGTtccacaaactttttttttcttctgttttgtTCGCTTTATATTTTAATGATATTGTAAATTTAGTACATACATAAAATTCAGTTAATTTTTACTgacttaatttaaatttttctgtaattaatttttatttatcgcATATCGAACATAGGATgaacataattttgtttctctgattttcaacatttttttttcatgaaaaaaatattaattaattaaatggtTCCAGATCTGCTTGTCTATagtagggtgggtcgattttaacGTTTTCAACAACACCCAGCCCATattaaaaatcacattttcagaaaaatgtgtttgagTCAATCTACAGAGCATTTCCTcgaattttcacgattttttttactattttccagaatgtcttaaaaatcacgaaaactcGATAGAATTCGTGAAACTTTATGGACATTTGCAAAAACGTTTTCACGATTATATGCTCTTCTTCGTATTGAAGTGGAAAGCAAACtttaaaaaacttattttttcaaTACCGAGCCATAATCATCATCTTTCCAAGCATcaatttaatgtcgttttgaaagTGACACAGTGAAATACGAACTTCTTTTCGCACTCAGTgaaataagaatttttttttcgcacgctgcaatttttataaataaatatcttGCACTGACCAGAATTCGAACCCCCGACAGCAATAGTACACGGAAAATCCTGATATGCGTGTGAGAGCTATAAGTGGACTTAGCACCcccattttttggcatataacTGTGTAATGTATATTGCGAAGACTAcagttaaaatagctgtgtAACTTATATTAAGTGAGCCACATTTCAAATCTATCacgagaaataatttttttccccaaactttcatgaattttgcggtcacccatctaagtactaaccgcgccgattgatgcttaacctgagaatcCGACCGTCATCTATGCTTCTGATGTGCTAATTTTGCTTGTGCTTTAACACGTTCTTATTTCGAAGCGTTGCTACGGCAATATAAATCCTGCAGCTATATTATGCGGCACACAGCCTAATTCAAGTGtgtagtttttatatttcacttttGTGAGTTGTCACTACAAGGATTGTTCTAGGTTCTgaaaaaaagtgaattgaaaCCGTGCGAAGAATCacgaattcaattattttctgtgaaatgacGAGTTTGGTTTTTACGATTTGGCTAATTAACTAATTCGTTTCTaatgcagtgaaatttctgatattctCATTCGTCTGTGTTTCTACGGATTCTGACTATATTAAAAAGGTATTACTGTAATCTGATCATCAAGCTTCATTACAATCAGCCAATATattttagaacagtttttgtttgtatattaACATTGAGTCCGACTTGAATGCAtggtcccatacattttctcatatgcagcacacagctATATTTTTGATACGTCGAATATGCGTTACACAGCTATGATATAGAGTACACAGCTACAATAGGCAGATCATAGCTATAAAATGTGTCCACGGTGCATAATTTAGCTCTGTAATCCATAATATAGTTGTGTAACTCATATTGCACGTAAATAACCAATGTTAATAGAATATGCGTTCAGtagctatatttttataagtctttgcagctatattataaaaactacagctatattataagttacacagccTTTATCAAAATTCACGGATTTTCCGTGTAGATTACATTGGGcactgcgaaagtaattcattatatgagggatcaatttgtgatacgagcggaactcacaagtgtgtgtttaagcgccaaggtttgaaaactgttattttgacaagggtagagtttgcacatccgagccgaaggcgaggtatgcaactacccgtgtcaaaataaccgttttcaAACCGATGTGCTTAAACACACACGCGAATTACCAAGCAGGGCATAAC from Bradysia coprophila strain Holo2 unplaced genomic scaffold, BU_Bcop_v1 contig_248, whole genome shotgun sequence encodes the following:
- the LOC119078338 gene encoding insulin-like growth factor-binding protein complex acid labile subunit — protein: MGAAGNDPHRSAHCIHRRHSPVRLTPENIEVRLGAYNLTTENEEGAVQRKVTAIHVHLDWKPYDDKYDADIAILVLSDNVTYSHFIQPICVPADVDVIDGAIINVTGTVVGWGIGESEVNEEIPKKLVARAINNSLCYRTEPSLIQYASLRSFCAKGVDGTPNKGDSGGGFFVSDSTWLQYGIISAINTNDAGQAVANSFAIYTNVKSFKQWIVETVTQTGGEVGEWTTKVSLACSYGYASINGNHYGYTCVLDDLEIRTERNKIASVSGSHHVMVDDHRKDNNDVDSIIFHSGSMFTLPDGLGNFFKKLRLLQIGNSNLTTIGLNHIWRSSLKDLENLEVFNIVGNDIEKLDADCFWDLRKLRIVNLFHNKLKAIDEQTFVTNEKLRHVYLSENRLETLPTNLFRQNVLLESIHLNSNSIRTIDGNIFTFNTNLAFVNLSTNQLAATLPRNLFKNNLLLEFVKLHGNSIATVDERMFETNVRLKVVSLSSNRLKFVPQDLFRNNLLLESIFLADNSLLTIDERIFERNEKLTTIDLSSNRLESMPRNLFENSFELRRLNLHNNSLETMDEQIFRTNIQLISIDLSSNRFEFFPINLFRNNLLLQSAYFQHNSLHAIDEPIFEKNEKLTSIDLSSNQLKILPQNIFRNNLLLIKLNLFNNSLTALHEQIFEMNIELVKVNVSNNSLTSISPELFKTNLNLKIVLLSSNRLESVPRHLFTNNSLLVLLGLDSNLLTIIDGDIFETNVNLEAISLERNRLQTLPRNLFKNNPSLIFISLGFNLLTTIDENIFETNVKVRRIFLAGNRLEYLPRNLFKNNPLLELVIFRGNRLVAIEIDFTKFKNVNYISLSENICINDAIYDKQSDSNDKFRNLTEFQSLVSKNCTL